The following proteins are encoded in a genomic region of Streptococcus sp. 29892:
- the rpsO gene encoding 30S ribosomal protein S15, which yields MAISKEKKNEIMAQYARHEGDTGSVEVQVAVLTWEINHLNDHIKQHKKDHATYRGLMKKIGRRRNLLAYLRRTDVNRYRELIHSLGLRR from the coding sequence ATGGCAATCTCAAAAGAGAAAAAAAATGAAATCATGGCACAATATGCTCGTCATGAAGGCGACACAGGTTCAGTTGAAGTACAAGTGGCAGTACTTACTTGGGAAATCAACCACCTTAACGACCACATCAAACAACACAAAAAAGACCATGCAACTTACCGTGGTTTGATGAAAAAAATCGGTCGCCGTCGTAACTTGTTGGCATACCTACGCCGCACAGACGTAAACCGTTACCGTGAATTGATTCACTCACTCGGACTCCGTCGTTAA